One window of the Salvia splendens isolate huo1 chromosome 1, SspV2, whole genome shotgun sequence genome contains the following:
- the LOC121803725 gene encoding BON1-associated protein 2-like, with the protein MAKKGSPYEIEVTVISAEGLRLSRNQPVKKNSYVVVRSDPFNTRKTGTDRDGGSYPAWNEKLQMELPATARFLTVEAHSGSRLVGAANIPVSDFAAAFLPLNYLSFLSYRLRDAHGGKNGILNLSVKVSRRPGPSGSAEPWPGVPVAADGKAGVVTGIPVGKINHV; encoded by the coding sequence ATGGCAAAAAAGGGTTCGCCATACGAGATCGAGGTAACCGTCATTTCCGCGGAGGGTTTGCGCCTCAGCCGAAATCAGCCAGTGAAAAAGAACTCGTACGTCGTCGTAAGATCCGACCCGTTCAACACCCGGAAAACGGGTACGGATCGCGACGGCGGGAGCTACCCTGCATGGAACGAGAAGCTGCAGATGGAGCTGCCCGCCACTGCCCGTTTCCTCACGGTGGAGGCGCATTCGGGCAGTCGCCTCGTCGGGGCGGCCAACATACCCGTCTCCGACTTCGCCGCCGCCTTCCTGCCCCTTAACTACTTGAGCTTCTTGAGTTATAGGCTCAGGGATGCTCATGGCGGGAAGAACGGGATACTCAATTTGTCGGTTAAGGTCAGCCGCCGCCCCGGGCCCAGTGGCTCTGCGGAGCCATGGCCCGGGGTTCCCGTGGCGGCGGATGGGAAGGCCGGGGTTGTGACGGGCATTCCGGTTGGAAAAATTAATCATGTGTAA
- the LOC121794517 gene encoding transcription factor MYB3R-2-like isoform X1 codes for MEEEEEEEEEEEEGARNDDDKKLSGPTRGSSKANWTEEVDNILQDAVQKYEGKSWKKIAGCLPGRTDVQCLHRWQKVINPGLVKGPWSKEEDAILIELVERSSEKKWSEIAEQLPGRMGKQCRERWCNHLKPEIIKAPWTDEEERTLINAHAEYGNKWSILAKLLPGRTENSVKNHWNCSLKKRLCSNPAFGSVANHPRLYVPPLQTNSKQVACDSTEANQTSSNIELSSGLFHGNHSNLSFASGNAVPSTSSKTVIMDDHPRL; via the exons atggaagaagaagaagaagaagaagaagaagaagaagagggtgCCAGAAATGATGATGATAA AAAATTGTCTGGTCCAACAAGGGGATCATCCAAGGCAAACTGGACAGAGGAAGTG GATAACATTTTGCAAGACGCAGTTCAAAAATATGAAGGGAAGTCGTGGAAGAAAATAG CTGGATGCCTCCCTGGTCGAACGGATGTGCAGTGCTTGCATCGTTGGCAGAAAGTTATAAATCCCGGCCTGGTTAAAGGGCCATGGAGTAAGGAG GAAGACGCCATTCTCATTGAGTTGGTTGAGAGGTCCAGTGAGAAGAAATGGTCTGAAATTGCGGAACAGCTTCCAGGCAGGATGGGAAAGCAATGCCGGGAAAG GTGGTGCAACCATTTGAAGCCTGAGATAATTAAGGCACCGTGGACAGACGAGGAGGAAAGGACTCTGATCAATGCTCATGCTGAATATGGGAACAAATGGTCCATATTAGCCAAGCTTTTACCTGGCAG GACTGAGAACTCGGTTAAAAACCACTGGAACTGCTCTCTGAAGAAGAGACTCTGTAGCAATCCTGCCTTTGGCTCCGTTGCAAATCATCCTCGATTATATGTACCTCCTTTGCAAACCAATAGTAAACAAGTTGCTTGCGATTCCACAGAAGCAAACCAAACATCAAGCAACATAGAGTTGAGTTCCGGTTTGTTTCATGGAAATCATAGCAATTTATCATTTGCTTCAGGAAATGCAGTGCCATCAACTTCCAGCAAGACTGTGATCATGGATGACCATCCAAGACTGTAA
- the LOC121794517 gene encoding transcription factor MYB3R-2-like isoform X2 → MCSYDDNILQDAVQKYEGKSWKKIAGCLPGRTDVQCLHRWQKVINPGLVKGPWSKEEDAILIELVERSSEKKWSEIAEQLPGRMGKQCRERWCNHLKPEIIKAPWTDEEERTLINAHAEYGNKWSILAKLLPGRTENSVKNHWNCSLKKRLCSNPAFGSVANHPRLYVPPLQTNSKQVACDSTEANQTSSNIELSSGLFHGNHSNLSFASGNAVPSTSSKTVIMDDHPRL, encoded by the exons ATGTGTTCGTACGAT GATAACATTTTGCAAGACGCAGTTCAAAAATATGAAGGGAAGTCGTGGAAGAAAATAG CTGGATGCCTCCCTGGTCGAACGGATGTGCAGTGCTTGCATCGTTGGCAGAAAGTTATAAATCCCGGCCTGGTTAAAGGGCCATGGAGTAAGGAG GAAGACGCCATTCTCATTGAGTTGGTTGAGAGGTCCAGTGAGAAGAAATGGTCTGAAATTGCGGAACAGCTTCCAGGCAGGATGGGAAAGCAATGCCGGGAAAG GTGGTGCAACCATTTGAAGCCTGAGATAATTAAGGCACCGTGGACAGACGAGGAGGAAAGGACTCTGATCAATGCTCATGCTGAATATGGGAACAAATGGTCCATATTAGCCAAGCTTTTACCTGGCAG GACTGAGAACTCGGTTAAAAACCACTGGAACTGCTCTCTGAAGAAGAGACTCTGTAGCAATCCTGCCTTTGGCTCCGTTGCAAATCATCCTCGATTATATGTACCTCCTTTGCAAACCAATAGTAAACAAGTTGCTTGCGATTCCACAGAAGCAAACCAAACATCAAGCAACATAGAGTTGAGTTCCGGTTTGTTTCATGGAAATCATAGCAATTTATCATTTGCTTCAGGAAATGCAGTGCCATCAACTTCCAGCAAGACTGTGATCATGGATGACCATCCAAGACTGTAA
- the LOC121805247 gene encoding elicitor-responsive protein 3-like isoform X1, whose protein sequence is MPQGTLEVVLIDANGLEKTDFLSSTDAYAIIKCQDQEKTSKVASVERSSPTWNETFMFAISRDVKELKIRIMDKDTLSADDIVGEVTIPLGPVFESERVPSTMYNVVKDGTLCGGINVSLKFNQQTTRSRGFSNEDLGGWKSSSAMD, encoded by the exons ATGCCGCAGGGAACGCTTGAAGTTGTTCTTATCGACGCCAATGGTTTGGAGAAAACAGATTTTTTAT CCAGCACAGATGCTTATGCCATAATCAAATGCCAAGATCAAGAGAAAACGAGCAAAGTTGCATCAG TTGAACGATCGTCCCCCACGTGGAACGAGACCTTCATGTTTGCCATCTCTAGGGATGTTAAGGAACTAAAGATCAGGATAATGGATAAAGACACTCTTAGTGCTGATGACATTGTTGGTGAAGTGAC AATTCCTCTTGGGCCGGTGTTTGAATCGGAAAGAGTGCCATCAACTATGTACAATGTAGTCAAAGACGGGACATTATGTGGAGGGATAAATGTCAGCCTCAAGTTCAATCAACAG ACAACACGGAGCAGGGGATTTTCAAATGAGGATCTGGGAGGGTGGAAGTCATCATCAGCAATGGATTGA
- the LOC121805247 gene encoding elicitor-responsive protein 3-like isoform X2, with the protein MVWRKQIFYVSSTDAYAIIKCQDQEKTSKVASVERSSPTWNETFMFAISRDVKELKIRIMDKDTLSADDIVGEVTIPLGPVFESERVPSTMYNVVKDGTLCGGINVSLKFNQQTTRSRGFSNEDLGGWKSSSAMD; encoded by the exons ATGGTTTGGAGAAAACAGATTTTTTATGTAT CCAGCACAGATGCTTATGCCATAATCAAATGCCAAGATCAAGAGAAAACGAGCAAAGTTGCATCAG TTGAACGATCGTCCCCCACGTGGAACGAGACCTTCATGTTTGCCATCTCTAGGGATGTTAAGGAACTAAAGATCAGGATAATGGATAAAGACACTCTTAGTGCTGATGACATTGTTGGTGAAGTGAC AATTCCTCTTGGGCCGGTGTTTGAATCGGAAAGAGTGCCATCAACTATGTACAATGTAGTCAAAGACGGGACATTATGTGGAGGGATAAATGTCAGCCTCAAGTTCAATCAACAG ACAACACGGAGCAGGGGATTTTCAAATGAGGATCTGGGAGGGTGGAAGTCATCATCAGCAATGGATTGA
- the LOC121794541 gene encoding NAD-dependent malic enzyme 59 kDa isoform, mitochondrial-like: MWRVARSAASSLRQSRRRMSTEIPGPCIVHKRGADILHDPWFNKDTGFPLTERDRLGLRGLLPPRVISFEQQYGRFMDSYRSLERNTQGQPVNFVSLAKWRILNRLHDRNETLYYRVLIDNIKNFAPTIYTPTVGLVCQNYSGLFRRPRGMYFSAKDKGEMMSMIYNWPAQQVDMIVLTDGSRILGLGDLGVQGIGIPIGKLDMYVAAAGINPQNILPVMLDVGTNNEKLLADRLYLGLRQHRLEGDEYLAIVDEFMEAVHARWPKAIVQFEDFQMKWAFETLERYRKRFCMFNDDVQGTAGVALAGLLGSVRAQGRPLTDFANQKIVVVGAGSAGLGVLNMALQAVSRMTGPDADPQFFLLDKDGLITKERACIDPAAAPFAKSQGETKELGLCEGSSLLEVIRKAKPHVLLGLSGVGGVFSEEILQAMKSSDSIKPAIFAMSNPTSNAECTAEEAFKHAGKNIVFASGSPFDNVDLGNGKTGHVNQANNMYLFPGIGLGSLLCGARIITDNMLQAAAECLASYITDEEIQMGILYPPIDSIRDITAEVGAAVVRAAVAEHVADGRGMVGPKDLKHMSEEQIIKYVKDNMWFPVYSPLVHKK, from the exons ATGTGGAGAGTGGCGCGATCTGCTGCGTCGAGCCTCCGCCAGTCGCGGCGACGGATGTCGACAGAGATACCGgggccgtgtattgtgcacaaGCGCGGCGCTGATATTCTACACGATCCTTGGTTTAACAAG GACACAGGTTTCCCTTTGACAGAAAGAGATAGGCTTGGACTACGTGGTCTGCTTCCACCACGAGTGATATCATTTGAGCAACAATATGGCCGTTTCA TGGATTCATATAGATCCCTGGAAAGAAATACCCAAGGTCAACCAGTTAATTTTGTTTCCCTTGCAAAATGGAGAATTTTGAACAGGCTTCATGACAGAAATGAAACATTATACTACCGA GTACTGATTGACAACATCAAGAACTTTGCTCCGACTATATATACTCCCACAGTAGGATTGGTATGTCAAAACTATTCAGGATTATTTCGGCGTCCCCGTGGAATGTATTTCAGTGCCAAAGATAAGGGGGAGATGATGTCAATGATCTATAATTGGCCTGCGCAGCAG GTTGATATGATTGTGCTGACAGATGGTAGTCGTATTCTTGGTCTTGGTGATCTTGGAGTTCAGGGAATCGGTATTCCAATTGGGAAACTTGACATGTATGTTGCCGCTGCTGGTATCAACCCTCAAAAT ATATTGCCAGTTATGCTTGATGTGGGCACAAACAATGAGAAGCTACTTGCTGACAGACTCT ATCTAGGACTCAGACAACATAGACTGGAAGGAGATGAATATTTGGCGATTGTTGATGAGTTCATGGAAGCTGTTCATGCACGTTGGCCAAAAGCAATTGTGCAG TTTGAGGATTTTCAAATGAAGTGGGCTTTTGAGACACTAGAACGTTACCGCAAGAGGTTTTGCATGTTCAATGATGACGTACAG GGAACAGCCGGTGTTGCTTTGGCTGGGCTACTTGGTTCGGTTAGGGCACAAGGACGACCTTTGACAGATTTTGCAAACCAAAAAATTGTCGTGGTCGGGGCTGGAAG TGCAGGACTTGGTGTTCTTAATATGGCATTACAGGCTGTATCCAGAATGACTGGACCCGATGCAGATCCTCAATTTTTCCTTCTTGACAAAGAT GGTCTCATAACAAAAGAAAGAGCATGCATTGACCCTGCAGCTGCCCCATTTGCGAAATCTCAAGGAGAAACTAAGGAGCTTGGACTTTGTGAGGGTTCCAGTCTGCTTGAAGTA ATTAGAAAGGCTAAACCACATGTGCTTCTTGGTTTATCTGGAGTTGGTGGTGTCTTCAGTGAAGAG ATTCTACAGGCCATGAAAAGTTCAGACTCCATTAAACCTGCTATTTTTGCAATGTCTAATCCTACATCAAATG CTGAATGCACGGCGGAGGAGGCTTTCAAACATGCTGGCAAAAATATTGTCTTCGCAAGTGGAAGCCCTTTCGATAATGTTGATCTAG GGAATGGGAAGACAGGGCATGTGAACCAAGCAAATAACATGTACCTCTTTCCAGG AATTGGCTTGGGAAGTCTGCTCTGTGGTGCTCGTATAATAACTGACAATATGCTGCAAGCAGCTGCTGAGTG CCTTGCTTCATACATCACAGACGAAGAAATTCAGATGGGCATTCTGTATCCGCCCATTGATAG TATAAGGGACATCACAGCTGAGGTTGGAGCTGCAGTTGTGAGGGCAGCCGTGGCTGAACATGTCGCAGATGGACGCGGCATGGTGGGCCCTAAAGATTTGAAACACATGTCAGAG GAACAGATAATCAAGTATGTGAAGGACAACATGTGGTTCCCTGTGTATAGCCCTCTTGTGCACAAAAAGTGA